Proteins encoded within one genomic window of Gadus macrocephalus chromosome 16, ASM3116895v1:
- the tsr1 gene encoding pre-rRNA-processing protein TSR1 homolog translates to MVKMAAGEENQQGHRAGVYKQKNKGHKHGKHRTKGEIEKDNKGRVSVTALTKKQRREQKRMDRRHQANQHRKNKKDMVLTEKRRLGSKDGPPHLVVVVTLHAGVDAAAVAKLLCSEGAGGLVRQERCVSGVAESFGLILPRFKQRFTLVRPDTADLYALLDLAKMADSLVFVLDPTEGWDSYGDYCLSCLFAQGLPSHVLVGQGAPELSGKRRVESKRALAKILEYRFPDSRLFPLDTEQDALLILRHLSAQRQRKLGFRSRRPHLVAQSVSYTPNTSAPGGAPATGLGTLHVSGYVRGCPLQVDRLVHLTGYGDFQLSQVDAPADPLPLIFPTTRTAKPGKEGEVDMQDTDAAPVRVLMKADPARRESLQAEAEVDPMDGEQTWPTDTELVEAEEARKVKKLMKVPKGTSDYQASWIGEELDGDAESCDDDEDDEDDDDDGMMDEDMEGDDEDIDSQCADSQTAGSLCGSDEEQEELSPTEPTGADQRYDDHIDEEEEGEGLKRYREARAHELFPDEVDTPLNMPAKNRFQRYRGLKSFRSTPWDPMENLPPDYSRIFQFKSFDRTRRRILAEAAKEEEGAMVGWYVTLHIIDVPPSVMEGVAAGRPLVVVSLMPHEQKMSVMHLLVRRQPNNKDTIKAKEELVFQCGFRRFRASPIFSQHTTADKHKMERFLRQDAPTVVTVYAPITFPPAGTLVFKQRDDGMQDLVATGSLLSCDPQRVVLKRLVLSGHPFKINKHSAVVRYMFFNREDILWFKPVELRTKWGRRGHIKMALGTHGHMKCQFDNQLRSQDTVMMNLFKRAYPRWTYDPYAPIPLPWVKSELSEEIEDADMD, encoded by the exons atggtgaaaatggcTGCGGGTGAGGAAAACCAGCAAGGCCACAGAGCTGGTGTttacaaacagaaaaacaaagggCACAAACATGGCAAGCATCGGACGAAGGGCGAGATTGAAAAGGATAATAAAG GCCGAGTATCAGTGACGGCGCTCACCAAGAAGCAGCGGCGAGAGCAGAAGAGGATGGACCGGAGACATCAAGCCAACCAGCACCGCAAGAACAAGAAAGACATG GTCCTCACCGAGAAGCGGCGTTTAGGCAGCAAGGACGGCCCCCCGCATCTGGTCGTCGTGGTGACGCTCCACGCTGGGGTGGACGCGGCGGCCGTGGCCAAGCTGCTCTGTAGCGAGGGAGCGGGCGGCCTGGTGAGGCAGGAGCGGTGCGTCAGCGGCGTGGCGGAGAGCTTTGGTCTGATCCTGCCGCGCTTCAAACAGAGGTTCACCCTGGTGCGCCCCGACACAG CTGACCTGTACGCGCTCCTGGACTTGGCAAAGATGGCGGACAGCCTGGTGTTTGTGCTGGATCCTACCGAGGGCTGGGACAGCTATGGAGATTACTGCCTGTCCTGTCTCTTCGCTCAGGGTCTGCCCAGCCACG TTCTGGTGGGCCAAGGGGCCCCCGAGCTGTCCGGTAAGAGGCGAGTGGAGTCCAAGCGGGCGCTGGCAAAGATCCTGGAGTACCGCTTCCCCGACTCCCGCCTCTTCCCGCTGGACACGGAGCAGGACGCTCTGCTGATCCTCCGGCACCTGAGCGCCCAGAGGCAGAGGAAGCTGGGCTTCCGCTCCCGCCGGCCCCACCTGGTGGCCCAGAGCGTCTCCTACACCCCCAACACCTCCGCCCCGGGCGGGGCCCCGGCCACGGGCCTGGGGACCCTGCACGTGTCGGGGTACGTGCgcggctgcccgctgcaggtGGACAGGCTGGTGCACCTCACGGGCTACGGGGACTTCCAGCTCAGTCAGGTGGACGCGCCCGCGGACCCACTGCCGCTCATCTTCCCCACGACCAGAACGGCCAAACCCGGGAAGGAAGGGGAGGTGGACATGCAG GACACGGACGCGGCCCCAGTGCGGGTCCTCATGAAGGCGGACCCCGCCCGCAGGGAGAGCCTGCAGGCCGAGGCCGAGGTGGACCCCATGGACGGGGAGCAGACCTGGCCCACTGACACAGAGCTGGTCGAGGCCGAAG AGGCCAGGAAGGTCAAGAAACTGATGAAAGTTCCCAAGGGGACATCGGACTACCAGGCCAGCTGGATCGGCGAGGAGCTTGATGGGGATGCAGAGAGCTGTGACGACGACGAAGACGACgaggatgatgacgacgatggtATGATGGACGAAGACATGGAAGGAGACGATGAGGACATCGACTCCCAG TGCGCAGACTCCCAGACCGCAGGCTCGCTGTGCGGCTCCGACGAAGAACAGGAGGAGCTGAGCCCGACGGAGCCCACTGGGGCCGACCAGCGCTACGACGACCACatcgacgaggaggaggagggggaggggctgaagCGGTACCGCGAGGCGCGTGCCCACGAGCTGTTCCCCGacgaggtggacacgcccctcAACATGCCCGCTAAGAACAG GTTCCAGCGGTACCGGGGTCTGAAGAGCTTCCGGTCCACGCCGTGGGACCCCATGGAGAACCTGCCCCCGGACTACTCGCGGATCTTCCAGTTCAAGAGCTTTGACCGCACCCGCCGCCGCATCCTGGCAGAGGCcgcgaaggaggaggagggagccatG GTGGGCTGGTACGTGACCCTTCACATCATCGATGTCCCCCCCTCGGTCATGGAGGGGGTTGCGGCAGGACGTCCCCTCGTGGTGGTGTCCCTCATGCCCCATGAGCAGAAG ATGTCGGTGATGCACCTGCTggtgaggagacagcccaacaACAAGGACACCATCAAGGCcaaggaggagctggtgttCCAGTGTGGCTTCAGGCGCTTCAGGGCCTCGCCAATCTTCTCGCAGCACACCACGG CGGACAAGCATAAGATGGAGCGCTTCCTCCGCCAGGACGCCCCCACCGTGGTCACCGTATACGCCCCCATCACCTTCCCCCCTGCCGGGACGCTGGTCTTCAAACAGAGAGACGACG GCATGCAGGACCTGGTGGCTACAGGCAGCCTGCTGAGCTGTGACCCCCAGCGGGTGGTGCTGAAGAGGCTGGTCCTGAGCGGACACCCCTTCAAGATCAACAAGCACTCGGCGGTGGTCCGCTACATGTTCTTCAACAGAG aggacATCCTGTGGTTCAAGCCTGTGGAGCTAAGGACCAAGTGGGGCCGGCGCGGCCACATCAAGATGGCCCTAG GAACCCACGGCCACATGAAGTGCCAGTTTGACAACCAACTGCGCTCCCAAGACACGGTGATGATGAATCTGTTCAAGAGGGCGTACCCACGCTGGACGTACGACCCCTACGCGCCCATACCCTTACCCTGGGTGAAGAGTGAGCTCTCTGAGGAGATAGAGGACGCTGACATGGACTAG